The nucleotide window CATCCACTGACTTATGCGGATGCGCGCCATGACCGCCGCGGCCTTTGATCACGATCGTCAACCCTTGGGTACCGCCGGAAGAGGCTCCCGGCATCATGGCAACTTTACCGGTCGGCAGATCCTGAGTGCCGACATGCAGGGCGATGACGGCATCCACTTTGGGATTTTCCATGCAGCCCGCTTCAATCATCACTTTGGCGCCACCGGGGCCTTCCTCAGCCGGTTGGAAAAACAGCTTTACCTTGCCCGGAATCTGATCTTTCATTTCAGAAAGCAGTGCCGCTGCGCCCATCAGCATCGCCGTATGACCATCATGACCACAGGCATGCATCCTGCCGGGAATCTCTGAAGCATAGTCTGCCCCGGTCTGTTCGGTAATGGGCAGACAGTCCATGTCGGCACGGATTCCGATGCATTTGTCGCCGGGCAAGCCGCCTTCGATTAAACCGACCACGGCGGTGGTCCCGATTCGGGTATAGGGGATTCCCAATTCATCCAGGAAATGCATCACCGTTGCCGAGGTTTCAAATTCTTGCCAACCCGGTTCCGGATGACGATGGAATTGCCGGCGAAAACCGATAAATTTGTCTTGCATTGCCCGGGCACGCTGATATAACTCATTCATAGCTGGCAGCCTCCTCAATCTTCATTTTCTGCTGCTCTATTTCGTGCCGCCGCCGCAGCTTTCCTTTTTCGAAATATTACATTTTCTCAATTTGCAGGTATTTCTTCTGCTCTTACAGAATTTTAATTGAAGCAGCCGGTTTCTGCGGGAAGAGCAGAAACAAATAAAACTGCACGATGGGAGTGACAGAAATGGCAATCAGCTTTCGGAACTATAAGCTTTTACAGGATTTTGAGCCGGTGAATCAATTCTTACGTGACGTATACAGTTATCCGGATAGCAGTCCTGTCACACAACCTTCTTTTGAATATGCGCATACCCACCCTGCCTTCAACCACCGTCTGGCCCATCGCTTTGGTCTGTGGGAAGATAACGGTCAATTGGTGGCTCTGGTTTGTTTTGAAAGTGACATCGGGGAAGCCATGTTCAGCGTGAAACCAGCCTATGAACAATTGCTGCCTGATTTGCTGCAATATGCGGAACTGGAATTGGCTGCCGGCAGCGAAGGAGAACATTCCCTGGATATCTATCTAACCAGTCCGCAAACCGCTCTGATCAATCTGCTGCAGGTCAGCGGTTATCAGAAGGTCTTCAGCGAGGCGGTGCGCGTCTTTTCTTACAAACGCGATTTCCCTATGGTCAGTCTGCCGGCGGGCTACACCGCTGTCTCGCTGGAAGAGGAAAATGACCTTTATAAAATTGATGTCTGTATGTGGAAAGGCTTCAATCATCCCGGCGAACCGGATGATAATTTGGACCGGCGGCGCATTATGCAAACCGGACCCCATTTCCGGCCGGATTTAACCACGATTGTCAAAGCCCCTGACGGTGACTATGCCTGTTATGCGGGTATGTGGCTGGAAGAACAAAACCGCTTCGCTTATCTGGAACCTTTATGCACCGTTCCGGCCTACCGCCGGCTGGGTTTGGCAGCTTATGCCTTAGTCAATGCCATGCAAAAAACGAGACGCCTGGGTGCTAAGTATTGTTACGGCGGATCCGCCAGCTTTTATAAATCAATCGGATTTGAAGAGATCTGTCAAAGAGAAACCTGGAGACGCAAATGGTAAATCCGCCCGAAACCACACCGTGCAGTCCTGCGTCGCTTTCTATGGCTGCGCTGTTGTTTTACGCATTCTTTACATTACATCGCTTTTGGATTTAACATTTTTATAAT belongs to Negativicutes bacterium and includes:
- a CDS encoding M20 family metallopeptidase, which codes for MNELYQRARAMQDKFIGFRRQFHRHPEPGWQEFETSATVMHFLDELGIPYTRIGTTAVVGLIEGGLPGDKCIGIRADMDCLPITEQTGADYASEIPGRMHACGHDGHTAMLMGAAALLSEMKDQIPGKVKLFFQPAEEGPGGAKVMIEAGCMENPKVDAVIALHVGTQDLPTGKVAMMPGASSGGTQGLTIVIKGRGGHGAHPHKSVDAIVAAAQVITALQSIASREVDPLDSIVITIGTIQGGYRGNVIADRVEMTGTIRTLEPNVRNAVPGQIERIVAGICAAYRCTYEIDIPEGIPSVINDPAMISLAQRACIDVLGKENVIIKKRPSMGGEDFCYFTQAAPGMMISLGAENAGKNCSFPGHHPNFNIDEDCIAIGMAVLSQTALDFLKK
- a CDS encoding GNAT family N-acetyltransferase, yielding MAISFRNYKLLQDFEPVNQFLRDVYSYPDSSPVTQPSFEYAHTHPAFNHRLAHRFGLWEDNGQLVALVCFESDIGEAMFSVKPAYEQLLPDLLQYAELELAAGSEGEHSLDIYLTSPQTALINLLQVSGYQKVFSEAVRVFSYKRDFPMVSLPAGYTAVSLEEENDLYKIDVCMWKGFNHPGEPDDNLDRRRIMQTGPHFRPDLTTIVKAPDGDYACYAGMWLEEQNRFAYLEPLCTVPAYRRLGLAAYALVNAMQKTRRLGAKYCYGGSASFYKSIGFEEICQRETWRRKW